The genome window GAGGTCCGCGGCGCGCACCGCCCGCGGCGCGGCGAGCCGTTGCCGGCGGTCATCGAGGAACGGGAGCTGGTGCTGGGCTACCGTGGTCTGGATCGGGTCACTCGCCGCACCCGCATCCGTTTCGATCGCCAGCCGGCCCGGCTGGAACCGGATCGGGCCGAGTTCGAGCTCACCGTCGGTCCCGGCCAGTGCGAAACGCTGTCGCTGGTCATCGCCTGCGAGAACGGCCACAGCCGCCGCAGCCGGCCCGGTTTCGATCGCGCCCGCAGCCTGGCCCGGGCCCGCCGCCGTGAGGAATGCGCCGCGCTGGGCGAGGTCTTCACCTCCAACGAACAGTTCAACGACTGGCTGAACCGCTCCGCCGCCGACCTTGCCATGCTCACCGGCGACACCGAGCAGGGCCCCTACCCGCACGCGGGCGTGCCCTGGTTCGCTACCCCCTTCGGGCGGGATGGCCTGATCACCGCGATGCAGTACCTGTGGCTGGCACCCGGGCTGGCGCGCGGTGTACTGGCCTACCTGGCGGCACACCAGGCCCGCGAGGAAAACCCGGAGCGGGACGCCGAGCCCGGCAAGATCCTGCACGAGGTACGCCAGGGCGAGATGGCGGCACTGGGCGAGATCCCGTTCGGGCGCTACTACGGCAGCGTCGATGCCACGCCCTTGTTCGTCATGCTGGCGGGCGCCTATTACGACCGCACCGGCGACCGCCCCTTCCTCGAAGCCATCTGGCCCAACATCGAGGCGGCACTGGGCTGGATCGATGACCATGGTGACAGCAACGGCGACGGTTTCATCGACTATGCCCGCCATGCCGAGCGCGGCCTGGTACAGCAGGGCTGGAAGGACTCGGACGATTCCGTGTTCCACGCCGATGGCCGCGACGCCCCCGGCCCCATCGCCCTGTGCGAGGTGCAGGGCTATGTCTATGCTGCCCGCCTCGCCGCCGCGCGGCTGGCGGCGCTGTTCGGCGAGCGGGAACGTGCCGCCGAACTCGAAGCGCAGGCGGCGGAACTCAAGTCACGCTTCAACGCGGCCTTCTGGCTGGAGGCGCTGGGCACCTATGCCCTGGCACTGGACGGCGAGGGCCGACCCTGTGCGGTGCGCAGCTCGAACGCGGGGCACACCCTGTTCACGGGCATCGCCAGCGCCGAATATGCGCGCCGGGTGGCCCAGACACTGATGGACGACCGCAGTTTCAGCGGCTGGGGCGTGCGCACCCTCGCCCAGGGCGAGGCCCGCTACAACCCCATGTCCTACCACAACGGTTCGGTATGGCCCCACGACAATGGCCTGATCGCCGCCGGCCTCGCCCGCTACGGCTACAAGGACGCGGCCATGCGCATCCTCACCGGCCTGTTCGACGCCAGCATTGCACTGGACCTTCACCGCCTGCCGGAACTTTTCTGCGGCTTCCGGCGCCGACCCGGCCAGGGACCGACCCGCTATCCCGTGGCCTGCGCGCCGCAGGCCTGGGCCTCGGGCGTGGTGTTCCATCTGTTGCAGGCAGCCCTCGGCCTGGACTTCTCGGCCGACAGCCCGCAGATCCGTTTCGACCACCCCCAGCTCCCCGACTACCTGCACCAGGTGCAGATCCGCAACCTGCGGGTGGGGGCCGCGACCCTGGATCTGGAACTGACCCGCCATGACCACGATGTCGGCATCAACGTGACCCGCAAGGAAGGGGCGGTGGAGGTCGCCGTGGTGGTGTGATCAGGGCCGCGGCTCGACCACGGCGGGAATCACGGTGCCGTCCAGCAGCACGGCGACGAAATGCCGCGGCCGCGCAATGACCAGACCCTCGGACACCCCGTTGAAATACACGATGTAGTGCCAGTAGTGTCGCCCGCCGGAATCGCGCAGCGACTTGAGGGCGATTTCATGGATCTCGATGTCGTCGAACTGCGGCAGCTCACGGCGGGCCCAGTCGCGCACCCGGGCGATGGCGGCATCGACGCCCAGAGGCAGCGGCTTCTCGCCCGGCGCCCAGGCCGGCGACTCCAGCCGGTGGCGATCGGCGTAGATGACGATGCGCTTGCCCTCGAAATCCTCCACCCAGGCCAGCGGCAGGGTCTGGGCATGGGCCGCGGACAGGGCCGCGAACAGCAACAGGGCCGCGCTCAGGCGGATGCGCATGGGCTTTCTCCTCAGGCAACTCGAACGGTGCATTATACGCCGCCCTGCCCGGGTCAGCGCTGCGTCGCGCCAGCCGCCCGCGGACGCCAGACCGCGGCCGCGCCGACCCCGCGCGGATCGCTCGCCGCCTCGACACGACCACTGGTCCGATCCCAGACCAGGGCCTGCATGTTGCCCCAGGGACGTGTCTGCTGCTCCAGCAGGTGCCCCCGCACCCGCAGCGCGGCACGCACCTCGGGCGACAGGGCGTCCGGCTCGAGCTGCACGACATCGGGCAGGTACTGGTGGTGGAAGCGCGGCCGCGCCACCCAGTCGGCCGGCGTCCCGCCCTCGACGAAGGCCAGCGTGCCCAGCATCACCATGCTGATGATGCGCGAGCCGCCCGGGGTACCCAGCACCGCCACCCGCCGACCGTCGTCGAGGAAGGTCGGGGTCATGGAGGACAGCATGCGCTTGCCGGGGGCGATGGCATTGGCCTCGGCGCCGACCAGCCCGTAGGCATTGGGCACCCCGGGCTTGGCCGAGAAGTCGTCCATCTCGTCATTGAGCAGCACGCCGGTGCCGGGCACCACGAAGGCGGCGCCGAAGGGATAATTGACGGACAGGGTCGCGGCCACCCGGTTGCCCTCGGCATCGAGGATGGAAAAGTGCGTGGTGTGCGGGCCTTCCGGCCCGGCCGTGACCGGCGCCAGCGCCGCGCTGGGCGTGGCCCGGTCGAGACGGATGCCGGCGCGCAGGCCGGCCGCGTAATCGGGGCTCAGCAGCCGCGCCAGCGGCGGGGTCACAAAGTCCGGGTCACCCAGGTACTGCGCCCGGTCGCGATAGGCACGGCGCCAGGCCTCGACGATCAGATGGGTACGGGTGGCCTCGTCGAGCCGGGCCAGCGGATAGCCCGCAAGGATGTTGAGCGCCTCCATCAGCACCACGCCGCCGGACGAGGGGGGTGCCGCGCTCACGATGTCCACGCCGCGATAGCGGCCACGCACCGGCGTACGCTCCACCACCCGGTACTCGGCCAGATCGCGCAGGCTCCAGATGCCGCCGGCCGCGCGCACGCCCGCCACCAGCGCCCGCGCCAGCTCGCCGCCATAGAAGCCCTCGCGGCCCTGCGCGGCCAGCCGCTCCAGCGTCAGCGCCAGTTCCGGCTGGCGGATGCGATGGCCCGGCGGCGGCACCTCGCCGTCGACGAGAAACAGCCGGGCTGCCTCCGGCTGCCGGCGCAGGGCGTCGCGGCGAAAGCGCGCCATGGCCCGGTAGTGGTCGTCGACCTCGAAGCCTTCGCGCGCCAGGCGGATGGCCGGCGCCAGACTCGCCGCCAGCGGCAGACGACCGTAGCGCTCGGCGATATGGGCCAGCGCCGCCGGTTCGCCGGGGATGCCCGCGGCCAGCGCGCCATCCATGGACAGGCCCGGCACCACCCGGCCCGCCTCGTCGAGATAGAGGTCGCGATGGGCGGCCAGCGGCGCGCGCTCGCGGCCGTCGACCATGGTCTCGAAGCCGTCCGCGGCACGATGCAGCAGCCAGAAGCCACCGCCGCCGATGCCCGAGCTGTAGGGCTCGACCACGGCCAGCGCCGCGCTCACCGCCACCGCGGCATCGAAGGCATTGCCCCCGGCGTCGAGGATCTCGCGGCCGGCGGCGGTGGCCAGGGGATGGGCACTGGCGATCGCCGCCAGGCCCGGCCGCGGGGGCGGCCGGTCGCCCGCGAGCGCGACTGCGGGCAGCAGCCAGCACAGGAAAAGAACGGTAAGCGCCCGCTGGTACATGGATCGGCTCCCTGGAATGGCATGACTGCCGGCATTGTCCGGGCTGCCGCCGCTGGTGTCACCCTGCCGGCTCGCCCATAATGCCGGCATGGACGTCACCGCGGTCTATCCGGGCACCTTCGACCCCATCACCAACGGCCACAGCGACCTGGTGGAGCGCGCCGCCCGGCTGTTCGACCGGGTCATCCTCGCCATTGCAGCCAGTCCGGCCAAGACGCCCGCCTTCGATCTGGACACCCGCGTCGCGCTGGCCCGCGAGGTGCTGGCCGATCTGCCCAATGTCCGCGTGCTGCCCTTCGAGGGCCTGCTGGTCGACTTCGTCCGCGCCCAGGGTGCAGGGGTCATCCTGCGCGGCCTGCGCGCGGTATCGGACTTCGAGTACGAGTTCCAGCTCGCCAGCATGAACCGCCAGCTCGCACCCGGCATCGAGACCCTGTTCCTCACGCCAGCGGAGCAGTACGCCTTTGTTTCCTCGAGCCTTGTACGGGAAATCGCGGCACTGGGCGGAGACGTCTCGCCCTTTGTCCACAGTGCCGTTGTGGCTGCGCTGAAGGCGCGTCTGGGGTAATATTACCGGCCGCCAGACAACCCTCGGCCGTAGTAACCGAACCGGAGATCCACCCATGGCCCTGCTCATCACCGACGAGTGCATCAACTGCGACGTCTGCGAACCCGAATGCCCCAACGGTGCCATCTTCCAGGGGGGCGAGATCTACGAGATCAATCCCGACCTCTGCACCGAGTGCAAGGGCCATTACGAGGTGTCACAGTGCCTGGAGGTCTGCCCGGTGGACTGCATCATCGTCGACCCGGACCACGTGGAAACCGAGGAAGAGCTGCTGGCCAAGTACGAGCGCATCACCAGCGAGACCAGCTGACGATTCCGCTGCCCCCACGCGAAACGAAGCGCCCGGAACAGGCCGGAGGGTGCGCACGCCTCACACCTCACGCCTCACAAGAAAATACCCCACCGTCCCCGCCGTGCCCCGGCGGGTGATCGCGTAGCCCTGCGGCAACCAGCCCGCAAGCGTGGCCTCCGGCAGGCTGCTTTCCGCCTCGATGTAGAGCACGGCCCCCGGGGCCAGCCAGCCCCCTTCCAGTGCCTTCAGCGCGGGCTCGAGCAGGCCCTTGCCGTAGGGCGGATCGAGGAAGACGATGTCGAAGGGCCGGGGCGGACCGGCGAGAAAGCGCAGGGCATCGGCCTGCACGACCTGCAGGCGCTCGCCGGCACCGAGCAGGGCCAGGTTCTCGCGCAGGCGGCGAACCACGCCGGCGGCGCGCTCCACCATCACCACTTCGCCGGCACCCCGTGACGCGGCCTCGAAACCCAGTGCGCCACTGCCGGCGAACAGGTCCAGGCAGCGCGCACCTGGCAGGTCGGACACCAGCCAGTTGAACAGGGTCTCGCGCACCCGGTCCGGCGTGGGCCGCAGGCCGGGTGCATCGGCAAAGCGCAGCCGGCGGCTGCGCCATTCACCGCCGATGATTCGCAACTGGTTGCCGGTCCGTCCGCCCATGACTCGCTCCCGATTCAGGGCGCGAGTCTGGCGGCACGGACCGGCCCGGTCAACGCCGGCGGGCGGCGCCGACCAGCCCCAGCAGGCCGCTGCCGAACAGCCACACGGCGGCCGGCAGGGGCACGGCACTGACCGTGCCGGGCGTGGGCGCGGTCAGGGCGAAATCGGCCAGGTTGTTGTCGGTGTCCATCAGTCCGATGCGGGACAGGCTGCTGCCCGGGCCGGCGTCGGGCGCGGCCTGTCCCTCGCCGGCGAAAATGGCCGTGCTGAAATCACCGTAGCCGACGGCATCGACGACCAGACCGTCGTTCCACAGGCGGATGCTGTCCGGCCCGTTCTGGAAGTCGACATCCGCGATCAGGTCGGCATTGGCCACCAGCGTGGTGCCGCCGCCGGCGTCGTCGGCGATCACGAACAGGCCGTCGGCCGGAATGACGCCGCTCAGCAGCACCGACCTGTAGACACTGCCATCGGCGCCGTTGATGCCCTGCAACGCGAGGCCGGTCAGATCGAGGCCGGCCGGGCCATGCAGTTCCACGAACACCTTGCCCGCATCGCCGGACGGGGCGTCGTAGTAGATCTCGGAAATGATCAGGTCCGCCTGCGCGATGTTCGCCAGGCCAAGCAGTACCGGTGCGCACAGGGCGCGCCGCAACATGCGACCGTCCATGGTCTTGTTCCCTCCCTGGTGGTTGTTCGTGTGGGGGCGTGGCCGCCTCCCTGGCAGCCACCCGCGCAATCTGGCAGAAACGAATGCCGGGCACCGTCGGAGCGGCCCGCAGCCGGCTGTCAGCCCGGGCCGACAATCCTTGTCAGTCGGTGCCCGCCCCGCCGACCATCACCGTCACCATGCGATCGGGATCGACCCGGCGGCGGAAGGCATCCGCAACCTGTTCCCGGGTCACGGCCTCGATGCGGGCATTGAAGGTTTCCAGGTAGTCCAGCGGCAGGCGGTAAAAGCCGATCATGGCGATGTATTCCAGGATCTTGCCGTTGCTGTCGATGCGCAGGGGATAGCCGCCGGTGATGTGGCGCCGCGCGGCGACGAGTTCCTGCTCCGTCGGACCGGCCTCGACGAAGCGCACCAGCGTCCGGCGCAGCACGTCCAGCGCCTCGTCCGCCGTCTCGTTGCGGGTCTGCAACCCGAGCCGGAAAGGGCCGCGCCGCGCCATGGGCAGGAAGTAGCTGTAGGCACTGTAGGCCAGCCCGCGTTTCTCGCGAATCTCCTCGCTGATGCGCGATACCAGCCCGCCGCCCCCCAGCACGTAGTTGCCGACATAGAGCGCGAAGTAGTCGTCCTCGCCGCGGGCCACGCCGGGCTGGCCCATGAGGATGTGGGTCTGGGTGGAGGGATGGGCGATACGTTCCTCGCGCGCCAGCCTCAACGCGGGCACCTCGGGCAGCGGCGGCGCCGGCTCGCCGGCCGGCAGTCCGGCGGTGACGCGGCGGGCGATGGCCTCGGCACCGGCGCGGTCCAGGTCGCCCACGATGGCCACCACCGCATTGCGGGCCACATAGTAGCGGCGATGGAAGGCCTGTACCTGGCGCCGGGTCAGGGCCTTGACCGATTCCGGCGTGCCGTCGGGCGACGAGGCATAGGGGTGATCGCCATAGAGCGCACGATAGAAGGCACGCTCGGCGATCTCGCCCGGCTTCTGCTGCGCGTACTGCAGGGCCACCAGCATGCGTTCCCGTTCACGCGAGAAGTCCTCGGGCCGGAAGTCGGGTTCGGCGATCACGCTCGCCATCAGTGCCAGCGCGGGCTCGAGCAGTTCGGCATCGGTCAGGCTGCGCAGCCTGACCCAGGCCATGTCCCGCGCCGCGCCACTGCCCAGCCGGGCGCCCACGCCTTCCAGCCGCGCGGCGATCTCGTCGGCATCCAGCCCGCCGGCGCCGGTGTCGAGCAGGGCGCTGGTCAGGCTGGCCAGCCCGGCATGCCCGTCATCGCGCGCGCTGCCGGCATCGAACACCAGGCGCACGTCGACCATGGGCAGTTCGCGCGCGGGCACGAAATACACCCGTGCCCCGTTTTCCGTTTCCCAGTGCTGGATGGGCGCCATGGCCCAGACCGGCAGAACCGGCAACAGCCACAGCGCCAGCGCGCGCAGAGCGGTTCCGAAATCAATGGCCATGAGCGCCTCCCCTCATCTGTGCCGCCCGGGCCCGTGCCCGCATTTCGGCATCCATCGGCAGCGGATCGAGAACGGCCACGGTCAGCCGCTCGTCACGCAGGTACTTGCGGGCCACCGCCTGGACCTGTTCAGGCGTCACCGCCCGGATGCGGTCGGCATACTGTTCGTCGAGACGCCAGTCCAGCCCGACCGATACCAGCCGGCCGATGCGCATGGCCTGGTAGAACACCGAGTCCTCCTCGAACACCGCGCCGGCCAGCACCTGCGCCTTCACCCGTGCCAGCTCGTCGGCCGTCACCGGGCGTGTCTGCAGGCGGCGTACCTGTTCGCGCAGCGCCTTTTCGAGTTCGGCGATGTCGTGGCCGTTGGCGGGCGTGCCGTCGAGCAGGAACAGGCTCTCCTGCCGGTCGTAGAGGTCATAGCCCGCCCCCGCGCTGGCGGCGACCTCCTGGCCACGCACCAGTTCGCGCGCCAGCCGCGCGCTGTTGCCGCCATCGAGAATGCCGGCGGCCACTTCCAGCGCATAGGGTTCCCAGTCGCCTTCGGCGGTGAGCACCACCGGCACCTTGTAGCCCATCAGGATATAGGGCAATTCCGCCGGCACACGCACCCGGATGCGGCGCTCGCCACGCTGGACCATCTCCCGGCGCGGCTTGGGCGGCTCGATCCGGCTGGGCCGGAGCGGACCGTAATGCTTCTTCGCCAACGCCAGCACGGCCTGCGGATCGACATCGCCCGCGACCACCAGGATGGCGTTGTTCGGCGCATACCACTTTTCATACCAGGCCTGCAGGTCCTCGATCTTCAGATTCTCGAGATCGTCCATCCAGCCGATGGTGGGGATGCGGTAGGGGCTGTTGAGAAAGGCCGTGGCATTGAACTGCTCGAAGGTCAACGCCTGCGGGTTGTCCTCGGTACGCAGCCGGCGTTCCTCCATCACCACCTTGACCTCCTTCTTCACTTCCTCGGGGTCCAGGCGCAGGTTGCGCATGCGATCGGCCTCCAGCTCGAAGGCGATCGCCAGGCGCGACTTCTCCAGCCGCTGAAAGTAGGCGGTGTAGTCGCGGCTGGTAAAGGCATTCTCGCGGCCGCCGTTCTCGGCAATGATGCGCGAGAACTCGCCGGGGCCGAAACGCTCGGTGCCCTTGAACATCATGTGTTCGAGCACATGCGAGATGCCGGTGATGCCGTCGTGCTCGTAGCTGGAACCGACCCGGTACCACACCTGCGAGACCACCACCGGCGCCCGGTGGTCCTCCTTCACGATCAGCCGCAGGCCGTTGTCGAGCCTGTACTCGTGGACGCGATCGGCGGACTCGCCGGCCAGCGCCACGGTTGCCGGCAGCCACAGCGCCAGCAGCGTCAGTAGCATTCTGCGCATGCCTCTCCCCTGTTGGTCGGGTGTTTTCCCCTGTTCGGGGCCGGATGGTAGGATAGGCGAAGCCTTCCCATTTGCCTAATGACAGCCACGATGATCTTTGGTTTCGGTCGCGACAGGGACAAGACCGCGGAGCCGGTCGAGCCCACCGAGGAAAAATCCGACGACAAGCCCCGCAAGGGCCTGTTCGCGCGCCTGCGCGACGGCCTGGCCAAGACCCGCAGCGGCCTGACCGAGGGCATCTCGCGGCTGGTGCGCGGCCGGCGCAAGATCGACGACGCGCTGCTGGAGGAACTGGAGACCCAGCTGCTGGTCGCCGACGTCGGCGTGGAGGCGACCACCGAGATCATCGGCGACCTCACCCGGCGTGTCGCCCGCAAGCAGCTCGACGACGCCGAGGCCCTGCTCGCCGCACTGCGCGAGGACATGACGGCGCTGCTCGAACCGGTGTCGAAGCCGCTGGAGATCCCGGAACAGGAACAGCCCTTCGTGATCCTGATGGTCGGCGTCAACGGCGCCGGCAAGACCACCACCATCGGCAAGCTGGCGGCCCGCTTCAAGGCCGAGGGCCGCTCGGTGATGCTCGCGGCCGGGGATACCTTCCGCGCCGCGGCAGTGGAACAGCTCCAGACCTGGGGCGAGCGCAACGGGGTGCCGGTGATCGCCCAGCAGCAGGGGGCGGATTCGGCCTCGGTCATCTTCGATGCCCTGCAGGCGGCGCAGGCGCGTGGCATCGACGTGCTCATCGCCGACACCGCCGGACGCCTGCACACCCAGTCCAACCTCATGGAAGAGCTGAAGAAGATCAAGCGCGTGCTGGGCAAACTGGACCCGAGTGCCCCGCACGAGGTGATGCTGGTGGTGGATGCCGGCACCGGCCAGAACGCGCTCAATCAGGCATTGCAGTTCAACGCGGCGGTGGGCCTGACCGGGATCACCCTCACCAAGCTCGACGGCACGGCAAGGGGCGGCGTGATCTTCGCCATCGCCCGCCGGCTGGGCGTGCCCATCCGCTTCATCGGTGTCGGCGAAGCCGCCGAGGACCTGCGCCCCTTCGACGCCCGGGAGTTCGTCGATGCGCTGTTCTCGGGAACGGAAGGCGACGCATCGGCCGCCGCCGATCCGAGCGGGGGATGACACAGAGAAGGATCAGACCGTGACTCGTCTCTTGTCTCTTGCCTCCTGCATCCGGATCGCATGATCCGCTTCACCCAGGTCAGCAAGCGCTATCCCGGCGGCCGCGAGGCCCTGCGCGGGCTGGATTTCACCATGCGCCAGGGCCAGATGGCCTTTCTCACCGGCCACTCCGGCGCCGGCAAGAGCTCGCTGCTCAAGCTGATCGCGCTCATCGAGCGCGCCAGCCAGGGCCAGGTGATCGTCGACGGCCAGAACCTGACCCGCGCCGGACGCCGCCAGATCCCTTACGTCCGCCGCAAGATCGGGCTGATCTTCCAGAACCACCAGCTCCTGTTCGACCGCACCGTGTTCGACAACGTCGCCCTGCCGCTGGTGATCCAGGGCGTGGGCCACCGCGAACTGGGCCGCCGGGTCCGCGCCGCGCTGGACAAGGTCGGGCTGCTGGACAAGGAACGCGCCTATCCCGTGACCCTGTCCGGCGGCGAGCAACAGCGGGTGGGCATCGCTCGCGCCGTGGTGCACAAGCCGCCGCTGCTGCTGGCCGACGAGCCCACCGGAAACCTCGACCCCGAACTCTCGCGCGAGATCATGCACCTGTTCGAGCAGTTCAACCAGGTGGGCGTCACCGTGCTGATCGCCACCCATGACATCGATCTCGTCACCCGCCTGCCCTATCCCATCCTCAAGCTGCATGAAGGGCGGCTGACCAATCCCGAGGTGCTGAACGCATGAGGCGCCGCAATCGCCGGCGCCCGGTCGGCCGCGCCACGCCTGCCGCCGCCCGCCATCGCCAGCCGCGCAACGGGCGGTTGCGGCTGCCGTCACCACGCCGCTACCTGTTGCGCCATGCCCAGGTGGCCCTGGCCAGCCTCGGGCGGCTGGCACGCAACCCCGCCTCCAGCCTGATGACCGCCGCGGTGATCGGCATCGCGCTGGCCCTGCCCGCCGGCCTGCTCACCCTGCTCGACAACCTGCAACGCCTGTCCGCCGGCTGGGACGGGGGTGCCAGCCTGTCACTGTTTCTGCGCCATGAAGTCGACGCCGACGCCGCGCGCGCGCTGGCCGGGCGCCTGCAGGGCTGGCCGGAGGTGGCGAAGGTCACCCTGCTGACGCCGGAACAGGCGCTGGCCGAGTTCCGCGCGCTGTCCGGCTTCGGGGACGCGCTGGACGCCCTGCCCGAGAACCCGCTGCCGGCGGTGCTGATCGTGCAGCCCGACGGACGCCATGCCGGGCCGGAGGCCGCCGGCGCCCTGCTGGAACGGTTGCGGGGCCTGCCCGAGGTCGAACTGGCGCAGCTCGACCTGCAGTGGGTCCGGCGCTTCCAGGCGCTGATGGAGATCGGCCGGCGCGGCGTGCTGGTGATCGGCGCCCTGCTGGCACTGGCGGTGCTGCTGGTGATCGGCAACACCATCCGCCTCGACATCCAGAACCGGCACGAGGAGATCCTGGTGACCAAGCTGGTCGGCGGCACCGATGCCTTCGTCCGTCGCCCCTTTCTCTACGGCGGCTTCTGGTACGGACTCGCCGGCGGTCTGATCGCCGTGCTGCTGGTCGAGGCCGCCCACCTGCTGCTGGCCGGACCGGTCAGCCGGCTGGCCGGCCTGTACCACAGCAGTTTCTCTCTGTCGGGGCTGGATCCGGGCACGGCGGTCCTGCTGCTGGGCCTCGGCGCCGGCCTCGGCCTGGCCGGTTCCTGGCTGGCCGTCGGGCGTCATCTGAGCGTCATCGAACCGCGGTAGGCTGATTCCGTGGCATCGGGCGACTGAAGTTGCCGCGCCAACGGCCGATAAGGGGTATCAGCATTGCCTGACAGGGAGGACGTGGACGAGGGATCGTCCCGCTCTATCATGCTCAACCCACTCACCCGCATCCTCGTGGTCGACGGTTCCGAGGTGGCGCGCACCATCGTCA of Thiohalobacter sp. contains these proteins:
- the ftsX gene encoding permease-like cell division protein FtsX, with the protein product MRRRNRRRPVGRATPAAARHRQPRNGRLRLPSPRRYLLRHAQVALASLGRLARNPASSLMTAAVIGIALALPAGLLTLLDNLQRLSAGWDGGASLSLFLRHEVDADAARALAGRLQGWPEVAKVTLLTPEQALAEFRALSGFGDALDALPENPLPAVLIVQPDGRHAGPEAAGALLERLRGLPEVELAQLDLQWVRRFQALMEIGRRGVLVIGALLALAVLLVIGNTIRLDIQNRHEEILVTKLVGGTDAFVRRPFLYGGFWYGLAGGLIAVLLVEAAHLLLAGPVSRLAGLYHSSFSLSGLDPGTAVLLLGLGAGLGLAGSWLAVGRHLSVIEPR